The sequence taaataaaatcttaaaaaacaaaacaaaacaaaatctggaCATAGATAGGGAGATACTTTTATTAGACTTTTattagactattttattttattattttattagactGTTGCAAAAGAGAGGGCACGTCTGTCTCAGAAATATGTAAGTATCTCAATATCCAgcagaaaaaaagttttcttttataggATAAAGGAGGAGGCAAGCAGAATCTCTAGAGGGAAAGCCAGGCAGGCAATGAGAAATGACCAGTGGGGTCTTATTGGAGCAGGGGCTTGGCTGTGGTCAGCACATTTCCAGAAGCTGATAAGGGGAGACATGTTCTACTTTTTTGTGCTTGCTCAGGCTTGGGACAAGCAGAGTTCATGGGCCTGTAGGCAAGAGAGAAGCCTGACTATAGTTTGGTCAACACAACAGAGTGAGAAATGCAGAACTGTGAACCCTTCCTTGGTCGACATCAGTTCCTCAGAGAAGCCCTCCTTTACCCACCCAACTTGGATGCTGGAACTGGACTGCCTGgattaaatcccagctctgcctcgcTGTGTGACCTTACCTGAGTGTCTTAAcctttctgtgcattggtttccttatctgtaaagtagcAATTAACATAATGATCCATCTCACAAAAAGTGAGTTGAGCAGGCCTCTGGGACACTGTTAGCACTTAATAATCATTCACTCTTGTGACATGATCTCTGAGTCCCTATGCCCTTCCTCCATGGGGAGGAAAGCGTCTACCCCACTGGACTGTAAGGTCCTTGAAGGCAGCAATGGAGCCTCTCCTGCTCCAGTCTGAATCCCCAGCCCTGGGAACAGGACTAAGGTGGCCCTTCCTAAGTATCATGTAAATGACCCCCAATATGCAGACAGCTGATAGCAACTGAGGAAGAAGATAAGAGAGCCCTGGGGAATTGTTTGCTATCTCAGGATGTTCCAAGTTTTGCTGGGAAGTTGAGCGGAACCACCTCTCTGGCGCCAGCATCCAGAGCTTGCAGAAGGTTTTGCCCCTAAGAGAAACTTCACTGacttttccacttatttttccACGGAAAAGGCCAACACAGTTCCCATAACAAGCCTCTCCTGCCTGTAGCTTTCACCATATCGTTCAGGGCCCCAAGAGATCATCACCTGGTAGAAAAGGTCACTTCTCCTGTTGAGGGGCTCTGCCTCCTGTTCCCAGGCCATGGGGGCTTGCCTGCACAGTGTTTCTCTGCCTGGCTGGTTGGGAGACTGCTCTCCTCTACAGATTGGGCCCAAGAGTGGTGGCTTTTGTTGACGTGGGCTCTTGGCATCAATTTCTCctccttctattcttttctttttaaggaccTTTCTCAGCGTAGACGCCAAAAACTAACAAACAACAATATGACGACGATGACGAAAAAACCCAACTTAACAACTCAAAGTACCTAAATCAGGAGTCTGcaaactttttctaaaaagggctggatagggggcgcctgggtggctcagtgggttaagcctctgcctttcggctcaggtcatgatctcagggtcccgggatcgagccctgcattgggctctctgctcagtggtgagcctgcttccctgtctctctgcctctctgcctacttgtgatctttgtcaactaaataaataaaatcttaaaaaaaaaaaggggggggctggATAGTAactagtttttgtgtttttttttaagattttgtttacttgagagagaaagagagaacgggAGAGGAGGGtcgaaaggagaagcagacatcccacagagcagggaccccgatgtgggaatcgatcccaggactccaggatcatgacctgagccgaaggcagtcacctaaccaactgagccaccccagcactccTGGACAGTAACTGTTTTTGGATTTTCTGTCCATAGTGTCTGCAACAACTCTGCCTTTATAACTCAAAGCACGCACTGACCGTATGTAAACAAGTGAGCAGGACTGGTTTCTAAGGACATTTTACTTACAAAACAAGTAGCAATGGAGGAAACTTAAAAACTTTATGCTGCATGGgcggcacctggatggcttagttggttgggcatctgactcttgattttgtctcaggtcatgatctcagggtcatggggtcaggctctgagctcagtgagtctgcttgagattctctctctccctccctcagataaattatttatccctcagataaataaataaatcttttttgaaaaatgatgcTAAATGCAAGAAGCCAGGTATAAAAGCCcacataatgtatgattccatttatatgaaatgtccagaccAGGCGAATCTCTTGAGACAGGAAAGAGATCAGTGGCAGCTCAGGGCTAGGGTCAAGGGGTAAGGGCATGGGGAAGGACATCTAATGGGTTTGGGGGCTTCTTTTTGGAGTCAGTCaggaaaaatgttctaaaatcagactatggtatggggcacctgggtggctcagtaggttaagtgtctgccttaagctcaggtcatgatcctggtgtcttgggattgagtcccacatcagtctccctccctactcagtgaggagcctgcttctccctctgcctctccccctgcttgtgtgcgctctctctctctctcaaataaataaataaaaatatttaaaattagactGTGGTAGTAGGTCTGCAGGTCTGTGAATGTAGCAAAAACCAGTGAATTGCACACTTAAACAGCCGCATTTTTTTTGGCAGgcaaattatatctcagtaaaattgtttaaaaagaagagtaCACCAATGTTCAgaacagcattattcacattagccaaaaggtagaaacaacccacaAGTCCaaggacagatgaatggatagacaaaatGTGGTGTGTTATGTATGAGGCTGAGTATTACTCAGCCTTGAACAGGAATACAGTTCTGATATCTGCTTCAATGTggctgaaccttgaaaacattacactaagtgaaataaaccagacacaaaaagataaatatggcaTGATTCCACTCAAATGAGGTTCTTAGAAAAGGCAaattaagagagggagagagaagagaatatgGGCAACCAGGGACTGGTGATGGGGAGTGAGTTATTGctcatgggtacagagtttctgtttgagatgatttttaaagttctagaaAGGGATCATGGTGATGGTCATTCAATATCATAGATGTACCTAATGGCtgtgaattgtatacttaaaaatcaaaaaatggtatatttatatgaagtatattttaaccccaattaaaaaaaaaactaggaaaaaaaaaaaagaaaaggaaaggacaaTGAAACAGTAAAAAACACTAGAGTGGCTGGTGGCAAGAGAAGGACGAGGGCCTGGGGCAGTGCAAGCAAGGCCTCCCAGATGGAGAGAAATGGGCAGATTCCAGAAAGATCCAGGAGAAGGAGCCAGGGTCAGGATGCTGCACAGATGCTCCGAGGCAGGGGCCACGGAAGAGAGGCCAACGGCCAATCCCCACCCCACGGCCCACACAGACATCCCCAGAACCTCCAGCACCCAGACAGGGCCTGCATCCAGTGAGCACCCAATAAACATTTCTGAATGAAGAGAACAAATGAGGACTTCAGCCTGGGATGACAGGAGATCTTCATTTTCTGGAAAGTGCCCTTTCCTGAATCGTCTAAGAGGAACTTGTACTGCTGGTacaactggaaaaacaaaattccactacacaaagaaatagaacccCAGATGCTGCTGTTGGCTGTGCCATCTCCAGGGGCTTCTGGCCCCTTCTAGCTCGGAGCCCTCCCCTTCTTGGCTCAGCTGGGATCTCCCAGCTTGACTATGTTCCTATACACTGAGCGCacaccctttccttcctttctacccaccccacatcaggcccctcATTTGGCCCAGATGTTTTGGATCAACCTCCAGGATCGCTCCCTTTGAAGACATTCTCATGCCTTTACCCTATGTTCATAGGCTCTCAGCTccgggtggcgggggggggggagtactGCCTCACAGGGGCCATGAGGGTGTCACGACTGAGGGATTGTTAAATCATCCTATAGTGTTCAGGACACCCCCCACgacaaagaattatctgaccCAAAACACCAAGGTTGAGACAACCACGTGCCTGGGCCAATCACGATAACACCAGTAGTCCCAGTCCCAATCACTATTtcgtgtgccaggcattgtgcagGGTACATTACAGGATTTAGGGGACAAAATCCTTGCAATCACcctgagagggaggaaagagtaTTGTATGTTTTGTAGACAAGGAAACTgcagcccagagaagttaagtaacttgtccaaggccacacagcaggtATCAGAGTTGGGACTTGAATCCAGGTCTACCTGACTCCAAATCCCATTAAAGTCCCCTGAGGGATCTAGGCCCATCCCATGAGACCTCGCGGCCAGAAAACTATCCTATCATGCTCTGGTTGGGGAAGAAGACAGATTATAATAAAGATCACCAACAGGCGTATAACATCTTCAGGGGCTGGAACCCTACCATGATGAATAGACCAGAGCCTGGAACCCCAGCCGCTGGGGGACCATGGGAGCCCCTACAGCCCGGGCTCCTGCAGTGTTCCCTGCCTTGTAACCAAGCTTCTCCCACTGCTCTCTTACACTTCCATTAGGCGATCCTTTTTGAAAACCACACTGACCCGTTGAGAGACCCTTGTGAGGATCACTGTCAGCCCTGTGGTTCATTTCTCTGGTTCAGCCAGATTCAGGTTCAATTCCTGGCTCTGAccctgggtgaccctgggcaaattaTTCCAATATCTTTCTGAGCCCCAACCTCCTCCTATGTAAGGAAAAGATAATAATACCAACCTCATTGGTTTTTTTCTAAGAATAAGACCTTAAGTATATTCACATCCATTTCGTAGTAGAGGAATTGTTACTATGTTATTATGAATTCTCATTACTACGGTCATCTTCGCCAGCCACACCCCAAGCCAGAGAGGGCTCTTTTGCCAGCCACACCCCAAGCCAGAGAGGGCTCTTTTGGGTGCTGGCTTCCTCTCCCCTATCCAGTGTTCCCAAAGCCCCAGGGTGTTTCCCCCTGAGTCTCAGGGTAGTGGAGGCAGGGTGGTATAGGGATTAAAAGAAGCTTtggggccccccccccccgccctctctgTCTCCTCGGCCCTGGGAGCAGCTCTCCTGCCACAGCCCCTCATTCCCTGAAAATGTACACCTGTGCAAAGTTCGTCTCCACCCCATTCTTGGTCAGGAGCACCTCTCAGCTGTTGAGCCGATCACTGTCTGCAGTGGTGCTAAAACCACCCGAGACACTGACAGATGAGGCACCTTATAAGGGCCTCAGCATCTTGGCAGCCCCACGTCCCCTGACCTCACTTATTCCCAGCCGAAGCTTCCAAACCAGCGCCATTTCAAGGGACATCGATACAGCAGCCAAGTTTATTGGAGCTGGGGCTGCCACGGTAGGGGTGGCTGGTTCTGGGGCTGGAATTGGGACTGTGTTTGGGAGCCTCATCATTGGTTATGCCAGGAATCCCTCTCTGAAGCAACAGCTCTTCTCCTACGCCATTCTGGGCTTTGCCCTCTCAGAGGCCATGGGGCTCTTTTGCCTGATGGTGGCCTTTCTCATCCTCTTCGCCATGTGAAGGAGCCGTCTCCACCTCCCATAGGTCTTTCTCCCGTGTCTCCTCTGCCCTGTATAATCCTTTTCCTATACCCCCCCAGGCAGCCTGGGGAAAGTGGTTGGCTCAGGGTTTGACAGAGGGAAgacaaataaatactgtattaataagaaaaaaaaaaagaagaagctttgGGACACATGATAATGGTAGGCCTCGCCCTAGctcggggcagggggtgggggggatttgTTTGTCTCCCTTGACTTGACAGAGGGGCCTCAGAGCCTTGGGGACATGGAATGCTCCACCCATGGCTTAAAGCAGTGTTTTCCAGAATGTGGTCCACGCAGAACCCTCTGCATCTTCGTTGTCCCATGTATGGTTCAAAATACAAATTCCCAGGCCCTGCCCAAGACCTCCTGAGTCAGACTCTGcagggaatctgcattttgaacaCCTTGGAAAACTTGCATTTAAGAACCTCCACTAGAGAAACTAGAATCTTGTTCCTGGACCCCACCCAATTGCTGGTGGACGGGCCTCAtcacctccctcctcctccctctgcaaaAGAAGGCAGGGCTACGGGGCTTCTGGGAGTGAGATGGTAGGGAGCAGGGGAAGGCAAAGTCCTCATCCCTTGACAAGAAGTCCCTCGCCACCGATGGGGCCGTGTTAACTTTGCAGGGGGCCTAAGCAAGGTCATTATGTCtgacatttctttttgctttttttgagctAATTTGTTAATCTgatatcttttgaaaaaaatgtattaattaaccACAAATTGAACAATGCATGTTTTCAAAACTCAAATGGTACAGAAACGTATAGGGTcaactttccctctgccccatccctccccaACCTCAGTAACCCGAGCCTGAAAAAAAGTTATGTCACCCTCTCCAGTGCTGACtcttactaccttttttttttttaatagtaacagcaattttctttaaagattttatttatttatttgacagacagagatcacaagtaggcagagagaaagggggaagcaggctccctgctgagcagagagccagatttggggctcgatcccaggaccctaggaccatgacctgagccgaaggcagaggctttaacccactgagccacccaggtaccccattacctttttttttaaaaaaaaagatttatttatctgagatagagAGCAccagagatgggggcaggggcagaggggaagagagaaagagaaacccaggcagactccatgctgagtagagCTCTAtagggggctccatctcatgaccctgagatcaggacctgagccaaaactaagagttggacactgaatcaactgtgccacccaggtgccccagactcctattacattttaaaatgtatttatgattcattatcttgtttttataaatttagagACCCATgtaaccttcttcttcttttttttttttttaaagatttttatttatttatttgacagggagagagatcacaagtaggcagagaggcaggcagagagaggagggggaagcaggctccctgctgagcagaaagcccgatgcagggctcaatcctaggaacctgagatcatgacctgagctgaagccagaggcttaacctgagccacccaggtgccctatcctttttctatacatatatccTATACATACTATttcatagctttttaaaattaattaattaatttagttttatcctctttactttttttttaagattttttaaaaatttgttttaaagatagagggcacacgagcagggggaggggcagggggaagggagaaagaatgtcaagcagacttcccagctGAGTGCAGAATCCAACgtcggactcaatcccagacccccaagatcaggacctgagcagaaactaagagtcagtagggtcacttaactgactgagccacctgggagcccctatcctctgtattttttttttaattgaaatataaatgacctataatttctttaaaatctccaTTGCTGGAGTAGGAAGACCTTAGGCTTTCCACTCAGACAGACCTGCACCTGCACTGGAATCCCTGCTCCCGGCTTCCTAGCTGTCACTTGGAGGATGCCCAGTCACTCCAAGCCTGTGTCCTCGGTGAATAGAGGTCATGGCTAGCATAAGAGTGATGACAACAACAGACCCTACTTTGCAGGTGCTGAGCaaagttcaacaaatattcactatTAATGTTCCTCTGTGATCTTATGATCTCAGTTTGCACAAAACTCTACTATTGTACTTCTCATGAAgcacataacagaaaaaaaatgttaatacacTTGCTTCCTTCACTCTAAGTTTCTCAAAGGGCAAGAATTATGTCTAACCCAACCCTGTATCTTCAAGAACCTTCTTGGAGCCTGACCCAGGAGGCACTTGGTCAGAATACCCTCATAAGCAAGGGCAATGATAATGTATGTCCACTCAGCACCCAAACCTTCATCTCCCACACCTTCCTCGCTCATGGGGGTGTTCCTCACTCCACATTTGGACCACAGCCTCCCGTCCCTTCCCCCTGCTGACTGGACCAATGTCCTAAGCCACCTACGGTTCCTGAATCGGGACCTAAAAGATCCTGGCAGTCTTCCCCTAGTAGTAGCCGGAAATTATGGCGCAGCCATATTTGGCCTTGTTCACAGAGCAGGCCGAGAAAACACAACTTCAGGGTGGGGAAAGAAAGTGGAGAAAGTTGCAAGAAGAAGCAAACGGGAGGCCATAGgctctcagagaaagagaaacagagggaggatGGCTGTCCCGTATCCAGTGGCTTTAATTattcctgctttcagttctggAAAAGCAAGAAGCATGTTAGGCCCTGGGGTCCCCCGCAGGATGTTCCTGTGTCCTCTCAATGTATGTTTGATTTTCACTTCAGCTAGCTCACAAATTTTGATTACCTGACACCAGAAGGATTTGGGCGAAGGTCACACATATATGGTGTCCTCTTAACTCAGGGGCCAGAGGGGTCTGGGGCACAGCATGGCAGCTCCGTGAGCTCCCTCCACCGGCCTGCGCCCCACCCCTCTGGAAAGCATATCCCACCACACAGAAGGCAAGCAGTCAATCTCCAGTGTCCTCGAGAAGGAAAGTTCATTTCTCGCACtttattcttctaaattaaaaaatggagggaagggagggtcaACAAATGCTAATATCTCAGAGAAGACCACAGTTCTGTGTTAGTGACCAAAGCCCAGTCTCAGGCATGTAACTGCCTGGGGCTCTACTCCTCCAGCAGAGGCTTGTCATTAAGGGCAGGCTGAGGCAAGTGTCTCATGAATCTGTCACCTCAAATACGTCACCTGGGCCTCAGAGACAGATCAGCAGAGAAAGGCTCAGCAGCGAGATTCTTTTCCTGGTGGCTGAGAGGTACATACATGTCACTCGCGCCCTTTGTCTCTCTCATCCCTGTCACACGCAGACCCGCAAACACACACACTGTACTTCCCTCCCTTGAGCCCGAAGAGTAGTTGCTGTTCTCTTGAGCAAGAACCTTGAAATTTCAGTGTTGAAATTAAACAAGTTCCATAGCCCTATTATCTTGACTGGAGCCCCTCCTCCTGGTTTTTCTTTCTCGGGTTTGCTCTTTCTTACTGGGTGGTCCAACTTCTAGGCTGGGACCTTGCCTCTCAGGGTGGGGAGAACGGAGTGCAGCTTTTCTGAGTGTTGGGGGTGACtgaggtctcagtcccaggaggTCGGAGCACAGTTGCCTGACCATCCCCCCTGGCCACGGGTCCCTGGCCCAAGGTCTGATGGTCACACCAGAATTGGGGGGTATGGGGTGTTCGTAAGGAACATCCTGTATGTTCTTGGTCTCCTGTGGCAAAGGTCAGAAAAGCACTTGTTTCCCCACTTCCTTGGTCCTTTGTTCAAGGCTACAAGTTTCTGGGGCGGCTAGTAGGAGGTTAGGCCCAACTTCTCCCTTGGTGGTTGACTGATAGTGAGACTTCTGTAGGACCCAACAAAGCATAATACAGGTGGCTCGGGTGGAAACTCAGGTGTGTCTGTAAGAACTCAGATCCTGTCCGTCCAGCTTCCTCAGTTCTTCTGGCCAGCAGTAGAGTCTGGGAAAGGTCCGAGGGAAATAGAAATAGAACATTATCAACACCCCTGAAACTCCCCTAGGTGCCCCCATCTCTATCCCTCCATCCTGGTCCATAGTCACCAGCATCCTGGCATGTCATGTCTAGCACCGTGGATTAGgttagcttttggttttgtttctaatttatgagctgaagatctttttaaaaaatattttatttagttatttgacaagagagcgacagggagagagggactacaagtagggagagtgggagagggagaagcaggcttcccgctgagcagggaggctgatgcggagctcgattccagtaccctggggtcatgacctgagccgaaggcagacgcttaaccaactgagccacccaggcgtccctgaagatCTTTTAAATATGGACACCAAGACATTCATCTGTTTAAAACACTATACATCTTAATTCAATGTattcagataaataaaagatCCCTAACATCAATAAAAAACTAGAACTTACACATGCAAATTTAATATAAACAACATTTTTTGACTTTGGCATTTCTGAACAGAagacctgtctttttttttttttaagattttatttatttatttgacagacagagatcacaagtaggcagagaggcaggcagagagagaggaagggaagcaggctccctgctgagcagagagcccgatgcgaggctcgatcccaggaccctgggaccatgatctgagccgaaggcagaggctttaacccactgagccacccaggcgccccaagacctgTCTTTTTAAAAGTCCCACTCTGCTGCTGAGgcttactttacttttttttttttttttaataatgccctctatatattttttaaataatagctttatAGAAATCCatttcacataccatacaattcacctgTTGTTGAATTCAGACTTGTGGGACCATCATCAtaatcagttttagaacattttccttaCCCCTCACCAAATTCAGTATCCATTGGCTGTTactccccatttctccccagCCCTTCCTGTCCTAGGAAATCATTTTCTGTCTcaatggatttgcctgttctgaacttttcatataagtggaatcctacTATACGTGGTTCTTTGCAACAggcatctttcacttagcaaatgttttcaaggttcatgaACGGTGATGTGTTTGCTGGTACTCCCTTCTTACCTATAACTAAGTGGAATTTCACTGTATGGATCTACCACATTTGTTTATCTGTCCATCAGaggatggacatttaggttgtttctacttctttggcTCTTAACACCAAACATTAGTTTTGCCACGTTGTGAACTCTATATGGTGGATCCGTGCATATATCCATGTTTGCTTTTATGTCCATCTTCTTTTGTTCAATATTAAATTTGTGAaattgagggcacctggctggctcattccaTGAAGAGTGCGACTCTTGGTCTGGGGGTTGTAagtttcagccccacattggatgtaaaCATTACTtagaaataagatcttttaaaaaaaaattgtgagtttCATCCCTGAATGTATAGCTATGGTTTGCACATTT comes from Mustela erminea isolate mMusErm1 chromosome 9, mMusErm1.Pri, whole genome shotgun sequence and encodes:
- the LOC116599067 gene encoding ATP synthase F(0) complex subunit C2, mitochondrial-like, which gives rise to MYTCAKFVSTPFLVRSTSQLLSRSLSAVVLKPPETLTDEAPYKGLSILAAPRPLTSLIPSRSFQTSAISRDIDTAAKFIGAGAATVGVAGSGAGIGTVFGSLIIGYARNPSLKQQLFSYAILGFALSEAMGLFCLMVAFLILFAM